Proteins from a genomic interval of Polaribacter sejongensis:
- a CDS encoding polysaccharide lyase 6 family protein, translated as MKNIVFTFITFFTLGIFSFFAQEKLVSNITEYNKTIKSAKPGTIIVLKNGVWEDVELHAYGQGEEGNPILVKAETPGEVIITGNSTLNIYGEFIIVSGLWFKDGNTTYKSVIQFRKDSKIFANNCRLTNSTISYFKSKENLKDHWVDIWGKNNRVDHNNFTGKISEGTTLVVWLKGEEHVENNHRIDNNFFGKRPDLGKNGGETIRIGTSTNSKKSSKTLVEKNIFSSCDGEIEIISNKSGDNIYRDNLFVGSQGALTLRHGDNALVERNVFLGNGVSKTGGVRVINSNHIIRNNLFVGLLGDGYRGPIVVMNGVPNSPLNRYEQVKNVDIQNNTIINSGPISFGEGKDDEKTLAPINTNFSNNLIFNDKPGKNILFVDDVSGITFNNNYIDAATPQVINGFNATKIDWKEIGSFPLPTAKNNDLLVVTKNSKSLEKDINNNIREVFNAGAFNLDANNLPRALKLRSGPGWTPNIVAPIIKAEEITVEPGIETLRKAIDKASPGSVLNLKTGEYILEKSIKVSKNITIVGDKGGATIIAAKKDLEKPISYLFRVNEGVNLHISNAILDGVNSELKYAIVSPDKQEGGLYNLFVDNIIFQNFTNKNGGSVFKAYNGTKADTLSFINSRFENNYRGLNLSYDKDIMELYNANTIIIDNTVFKNIEEAAINYYRKTVSTEIPGGNLIINNSIFSNVFNNEKGEIIRADGISNVSITNSVIEDSYKVVTPVSLKGSNNSISNCLIHKSGFVKISDNAKKENLIYKNPRWDDNFLFIPSDKSPLLKVNNDVGNIGLKQ; from the coding sequence ATGAAAAACATAGTCTTTACTTTTATCACCTTTTTTACTTTAGGAATCTTTAGTTTTTTTGCACAAGAAAAATTAGTTTCTAATATCACAGAATATAACAAAACTATAAAATCGGCAAAACCAGGTACTATAATTGTATTAAAAAATGGAGTTTGGGAAGATGTAGAGTTACATGCTTATGGACAAGGTGAAGAAGGTAATCCTATTTTAGTAAAAGCAGAAACTCCAGGAGAAGTAATTATTACAGGAAACTCAACTTTAAATATTTATGGAGAATTTATAATTGTAAGTGGTTTGTGGTTTAAAGATGGTAATACAACCTATAAATCGGTTATTCAGTTTAGAAAAGATTCTAAAATATTCGCAAATAACTGTCGCTTAACAAATTCTACAATTTCTTATTTTAAATCTAAAGAAAATTTAAAAGACCATTGGGTAGATATTTGGGGTAAAAATAACCGAGTAGATCATAATAACTTTACAGGTAAAATTAGTGAAGGAACTACTTTGGTGGTTTGGCTTAAAGGAGAAGAACATGTAGAAAATAATCATAGAATAGATAATAACTTTTTTGGTAAAAGACCAGATTTAGGTAAAAACGGAGGAGAAACAATTAGAATTGGTACTAGTACAAACTCTAAAAAATCATCTAAAACTTTAGTAGAAAAAAATATTTTTTCAAGTTGTGACGGTGAAATAGAAATTATTTCTAATAAATCTGGAGATAATATTTATAGAGATAATTTATTTGTAGGTAGCCAAGGTGCGTTAACATTAAGACATGGTGATAATGCGTTGGTAGAAAGAAATGTTTTTTTAGGAAACGGTGTTTCTAAAACAGGTGGAGTTAGGGTAATCAACTCTAATCATATTATCAGAAATAATTTATTTGTTGGTTTGTTAGGAGATGGCTATAGAGGACCAATTGTCGTGATGAATGGAGTCCCAAATTCACCATTAAATAGATATGAACAAGTAAAGAATGTAGATATTCAGAATAATACGATTATCAATTCTGGGCCAATTTCCTTCGGAGAAGGTAAAGATGATGAAAAAACGTTGGCACCTATAAATACTAATTTTTCAAACAATTTAATTTTTAACGACAAGCCAGGGAAAAATATTTTATTTGTTGATGACGTTTCAGGAATCACTTTCAATAATAATTATATAGATGCGGCAACACCACAAGTTATTAATGGTTTTAATGCAACAAAAATAGATTGGAAAGAAATAGGTTCTTTTCCTCTGCCAACTGCTAAAAATAACGATTTGTTAGTGGTTACTAAAAATAGTAAAAGTCTAGAAAAAGATATCAATAATAATATAAGAGAAGTTTTTAATGCAGGCGCTTTTAATTTGGATGCTAACAATTTACCAAGAGCTTTAAAGTTAAGATCTGGTCCGGGGTGGACACCTAATATTGTTGCTCCAATTATTAAAGCTGAAGAAATTACCGTAGAACCTGGTATAGAAACTTTAAGAAAAGCGATTGATAAAGCGTCTCCAGGTTCTGTTTTAAATTTAAAAACAGGAGAGTATATTTTAGAAAAATCAATTAAAGTATCTAAGAATATTACTATTGTTGGAGATAAAGGCGGTGCTACCATTATAGCGGCCAAAAAAGATTTAGAAAAACCAATTAGTTATTTGTTTAGGGTAAATGAAGGGGTAAACCTACATATTAGCAATGCAATTCTAGATGGTGTAAATTCTGAATTAAAATATGCTATTGTTTCTCCTGATAAACAAGAAGGCGGACTTTATAATTTATTTGTAGATAATATTATCTTCCAAAACTTTACGAATAAAAATGGAGGAAGCGTTTTTAAAGCCTATAATGGTACAAAAGCAGACACGTTAAGTTTTATAAATTCTAGATTTGAAAACAACTATAGAGGGCTAAATTTATCTTATGATAAAGATATTATGGAACTATACAATGCGAATACTATTATTATAGACAACACTGTTTTTAAAAATATAGAAGAAGCAGCAATTAATTATTATAGAAAAACGGTATCGACAGAAATTCCTGGTGGAAATTTAATTATAAATAATTCAATATTTAGTAACGTTTTTAATAACGAAAAAGGTGAAATTATTAGAGCAGATGGAATTAGCAATGTTTCCATTACAAATTCTG